From Enhydrobacter sp., the proteins below share one genomic window:
- a CDS encoding class I SAM-dependent methyltransferase: MDASGFASPWIVRWSGLIPPGAPVLDVAAGGGRHARHFASLGHRVTAIDRDTTALVAGPNLEIVTADLEDGSAWPLANRRFAAVVVTNYLHRPLMPMLLNAVEPGGALLYETFMVGNDRFGKPSRPEFLLRDGELLEAVRGRFSVVAYEARLVSTPRMAMVQRIAARRL, translated from the coding sequence GTGGACGCAAGTGGGTTTGCATCGCCCTGGATCGTGCGGTGGTCGGGCCTGATACCGCCGGGTGCGCCGGTGCTCGACGTCGCCGCAGGCGGCGGCCGCCATGCCCGCCATTTCGCGTCCCTGGGGCATCGCGTCACCGCGATCGATCGCGACACGACCGCACTCGTTGCCGGACCGAACCTCGAGATCGTCACCGCCGATCTGGAGGATGGCAGTGCCTGGCCGCTCGCGAACCGGCGCTTCGCCGCAGTGGTCGTCACCAACTATCTTCACCGTCCACTGATGCCGATGTTGCTCAACGCGGTCGAGCCGGGTGGAGCGCTGCTCTACGAGACCTTCATGGTGGGCAACGACCGGTTCGGAAAGCCGAGCCGGCCCGAGTTCCTGCTGAGGGACGGTGAGTTGCTGGAAGCGGTGCGCGGCCGCTTCTCGGTCGTCGCCTACGAGGCGCGCCTCGTCAGCACGCCGCGCATGGCCATGGTGCAGCGGATCGCGGCACGCCGCCTCTAG
- a CDS encoding carbon-nitrogen hydrolase family protein: protein MSVTFRAGLIQTNVSNDMAENVAFVREQSRLARDAGADFIMTPENTGLIGANRAETLEKAQTEDTHVVLAACRAVARDTGAWFLLGSIHVRVPGEEQIRNRSYLIDGAGGIVASYDKIHMFDVQLAGGENYRESSTFRPGERSVLTETPWGVLGMTICYDLRFPYLYRELAHAGAVMLSIPSSFTVPTGQAHWHALMCARAIETGCFVFAPAQVGTHKGSNRKTYGHSIAVAPWGEVLVDAGGEKAGFVVVEIDLAKVAEARRMVPSLQHDRKYAPPVIHKSAMPRAAE, encoded by the coding sequence ATGTCCGTCACGTTCCGCGCCGGCCTGATCCAGACCAACGTCAGCAACGACATGGCCGAGAACGTGGCCTTCGTGCGCGAGCAATCGCGCCTGGCTCGCGATGCGGGGGCCGATTTCATCATGACGCCGGAGAACACCGGCCTGATCGGCGCCAACCGCGCCGAGACGCTGGAGAAGGCGCAGACGGAGGATACGCACGTCGTGCTGGCGGCGTGCCGTGCGGTCGCGCGCGACACCGGCGCGTGGTTCCTGCTCGGCTCCATCCACGTGCGCGTGCCGGGCGAGGAGCAGATACGCAACCGCTCCTACCTGATCGACGGCGCGGGCGGCATCGTCGCGAGTTACGACAAGATCCACATGTTCGATGTCCAGCTTGCCGGCGGCGAGAATTATCGAGAATCGTCGACGTTCAGGCCGGGCGAACGGTCGGTGCTCACCGAGACGCCTTGGGGCGTGCTCGGCATGACCATCTGCTATGATTTGCGCTTCCCTTATCTCTATCGCGAACTGGCGCATGCCGGTGCCGTCATGCTGTCGATTCCCTCGTCGTTCACGGTGCCGACCGGCCAGGCGCATTGGCATGCGCTCATGTGCGCGCGTGCCATCGAGACGGGTTGCTTCGTCTTCGCGCCGGCGCAGGTCGGCACGCACAAGGGCTCGAACCGCAAGACCTACGGCCATTCGATCGCTGTGGCGCCGTGGGGCGAGGTGCTGGTCGACGCCGGCGGCGAGAAGGCGGGCTTCGTGGTCGTCGAGATCGATCTCGCCAAGGTCGCCGAGGCACGCAGGATGGTGCCGTCGCTCCAACACGACAGGAAGTACGCCCCGCCCGTGATTCACAAGTCGGCGATGCCCAGGGCGGCCGAGTGA
- the grxC gene encoding glutaredoxin 3 encodes MARIEIYTTPFCGYCARAKALLESKGAAYDETDVMMDDRKRGEMRERSRRTTVPQIFINGQHIGGSDELAALEQAGKLDALLAQPG; translated from the coding sequence ATGGCCAGGATCGAGATCTACACTACCCCGTTCTGCGGCTATTGCGCGCGCGCCAAGGCGCTGCTTGAGAGCAAGGGCGCGGCCTACGACGAGACCGACGTGATGATGGACGACAGGAAGCGTGGCGAGATGCGCGAGCGGTCGAGGCGCACGACGGTCCCCCAGATCTTCATCAACGGCCAGCATATCGGCGGCTCGGACGAACTCGCCGCCCTCGAACAGGCCGGCAAGCTCGACGCCCTGCTGGCCCAACCCGGCTGA